The following are from one region of the Phyllostomus discolor isolate MPI-MPIP mPhyDis1 chromosome 9, mPhyDis1.pri.v3, whole genome shotgun sequence genome:
- the LOC114506811 gene encoding cytochrome c-like yields the protein MGDVEKGKKIFVWKCNQYHTVEKGGKHKTGPNLHGLFGHKTGQAPGFSYMDANKNKGITWGEATLMEYLENPKKYIPVTKIIFTGIKKCSERADLIAYLKKTTNE from the coding sequence ATGGGTGATGTTGAGAAAGGCAAGAAGATTTTTGTTTGGAAGTGTAACCAGTACCATACTGTGGAAAAGGGAGGCAAGCACAAGACTGGGCCAAATCTCCATGGTCTATTTGGGCACAAGACAGGTCAGGCCCCTGGATTTTCTTACATGGATGCCAACAAGAACAAAGGGATCACCTGGGGAGAGGCTACGCTGATGGAGTATTTGGAGAATCCCAAGAAGTACATTCCAGTAACAAAAATTATCTTCACTGGCATTAAGAAGTGTTCAGAAAGGGCAGATTTGATAGCTTATCTGAAAAAAACTACTAATGAGTAA